One Heliomicrobium gestii genomic region harbors:
- a CDS encoding polysaccharide deacetylase family protein, producing MTLSLKRKRMGLAAFVVVLLLLAAFATGCGPTGSSSAAPPTPNSAASTDASTGANPPVSPSSTADAGAAAETPGRYHQAGEPIRILMYHHFTNRGYFKNNGVAVIIDDFAAQMEYLRREGYHVVPLQRIWDYAQKGTPLPSRPVALTFDDGYESNYTLAFPILKKYNYPFTLFPVAGWLLDENPPHTFNPAKADLLDWRQVDEMVASGLCDVQSHTFDLHDKVNGRSLLIAPKVVDAKTGRKETPDEVRSRVKSDLQMAKETIENRYGRPVTTLAYPYGEYDVSVMNIMDELGYSYAVCMGRAQHKDNLKAVIRLGIVQEDGMEGFAKKMNQWAWTIKGKK from the coding sequence ATGACATTGTCCTTGAAGAGAAAAAGGATGGGGCTGGCGGCTTTTGTCGTCGTCCTGCTCCTGCTGGCGGCCTTCGCGACGGGCTGTGGGCCGACCGGCTCGTCGTCGGCTGCCCCGCCGACACCGAACAGCGCCGCTTCGACTGATGCATCGACAGGAGCGAATCCCCCTGTTTCGCCGTCGTCGACGGCCGACGCAGGAGCCGCTGCGGAAACGCCGGGGCGATACCACCAGGCGGGAGAACCGATCCGGATTCTCATGTACCATCACTTTACCAACCGGGGTTATTTTAAGAACAATGGCGTGGCCGTCATCATCGATGACTTTGCGGCCCAGATGGAGTACCTGCGCCGGGAGGGCTACCATGTGGTTCCGCTCCAGCGCATCTGGGATTACGCCCAAAAGGGAACGCCCCTGCCATCTCGACCGGTGGCGCTCACCTTTGACGACGGTTATGAATCGAACTACACCCTGGCCTTTCCCATCCTAAAAAAGTACAACTATCCCTTTACCCTCTTCCCGGTGGCGGGCTGGCTCCTGGATGAAAACCCGCCCCACACCTTCAACCCCGCCAAAGCGGATCTTCTCGATTGGCGCCAGGTGGACGAGATGGTGGCCAGCGGGCTCTGCGACGTCCAGTCACACACCTTTGACCTTCACGACAAGGTGAATGGACGGTCCTTGCTGATTGCGCCGAAGGTCGTTGATGCCAAGACAGGACGGAAAGAGACGCCCGACGAGGTGCGCAGCCGCGTGAAAAGCGACTTGCAGATGGCGAAGGAAACCATCGAGAACCGCTATGGTCGCCCGGTCACCACCCTGGCCTATCCCTACGGCGAATACGATGTTTCCGTGATGAACATCATGGATGAACTGGGGTACAGCTATGCCGTCTGTATGGGCCGCGCGCAGCACAAGGACAACCTCAAAGCCGTCATCCGCCTCGGCATTGTGCAGGAGGATGGGATGGAGGGCTTT